Below is a window of Synechococcus sp. RSCCF101 DNA.
CGGGAGCTGGTGGACAACGAGCTGCTGGCGATGGTGCAGGAGATCCGCGAGGACCTGCTCGATCGGGTCGCCGGCCGGCTGCTGGAGCGTGCCGATGGCGATTTTGAGCGGGCCCGAACGGCTGTCTCCGGCAGCCTGAACGAGCTTGAGGGCCTGCTGCGGGATCACGCCGAGGCCAACGGCTCCGGCGAGGGCCACTGACCAGCGTCAGCTCCCCGGCGGGCGCCCGGCCCGGAGCGCCCGCCGGGGAAGCACCGCCTCCACCACTCCCTGCAGCGCAGCCGCGGACACCAGCCCGAACTGGCGGCTGTCCCGGCTGGCGCTTGCATTGTCACCGCGCACATCCAGCGCCGCCCCGCATACGGACCGCACCCGTTTCACCAGACGGGTGCCGGGCTCGAGCGGATGCTGCAGCACCACGATTGCGCCCACCAGCGGCTCCAGATCGCGCCGCTCTGAGCTCGGGACCGGTGACCAACGCCTGACGATCACCCGATCGCCGTCGGCAAGGGCCGGCAGCATGGAATCCCCCTCCACACGGCACTGATCGCGCCGCCCGATCAGAACAGAAAGCAGATGCCCGGTTCCGGCGCGGGGAGGGGTGCCGGAGCCGGGCATGGGGTTCAGGAGGGCCTCAGCTGGCGGTGACCCAGGCGTCGGAACGACCCTTGCTGGTCCAGAACATGGTGTGGATGGCCTCCACGGCTTTCATCAGCTCCTCGGCCTTGGCCTGATCGATGCTGACCTTGCAGGCACTGCAGAGTTTGGCGGCCTTCCAGAAGGTGTCGTGCAGGTCGGGGAAGGTGGCGAGGTGCTCGGGCTTGAAGTAGTCGGTCCAGAGGATCAGGAGCTCCTTCTTCGTGAGCTGGGCCTGCTCCTCCTTCACCGCCACGAAACGGGAGAAGGTGTTGTTGTAGGTGGCCCAGGCTGCGGCATCGGCCCCGTCCGGCGGGGTCATGGCCAGGAGCTTCTTGGTCATCGAGAGCACGGCTTCGGCGGCCACGCGGGCCGAGGCCGGGTCATACACGCCGCAGGGGCCATCGCAGTGGGCCTGCACCGGAGCGGCGGGACGACGGCGAAGGATGGCGGAGAGTGCCGAACGCAACATCAGCGGGGGAGAAGCAAATCCTTCTGAAACCCTACCCGCGTGGCCAACACGGCCGGGACGCGTTCAGGGCTGGACCTCAAGCAGTTCCACCTCGAAGATCAGGGTGGCGTTCGGCGGGATGACGCGGCCAGCACCCCGTTCCCCGTAGGCCAGATCCGGGGGAATCACCAGACGGCGCTTGCCTCCGACCTTCATACCGGCCACGCCTTCGTCCCAGCCCTTGATCACGCGACCGGCACCGAGGGGGAAGCGGAAGGGGCCGCGCCCGTAGCTGCTGTCGAACTCACGGCCGTTCTCCAGGGTGCCGCGGTAGTTGACCGAGACGGTGGCGCCGCGAACGGCTTCCGCACCGCTGCCGGTCTCCAGGTCCGTGATCCGCAGGCCACTGGCTGTCATGCGTTCCTTGGCGGCGTCCATCGGTCCACCCAATGCATCGGCTGAGGCCATGATGAACAGGCGGGGGTTGGGATCGTCGGGATCCAGCTCCATCGGAGCGCCCGCCAGGGACACTGCCGGAACCGCGGCCGCGGCGGGCTGCGAAGGGGGGCGGCCACCACAGCCTCAGCGGCCTGATCGGCCTGGACCACCGAAGGCGACACGAGC
It encodes the following:
- the sodN gene encoding superoxide dismutase, Ni codes for the protein MLRSALSAILRRRPAAPVQAHCDGPCGVYDPASARVAAEAVLSMTKKLLAMTPPDGADAAAWATYNNTFSRFVAVKEEQAQLTKKELLILWTDYFKPEHLATFPDLHDTFWKAAKLCSACKVSIDQAKAEELMKAVEAIHTMFWTSKGRSDAWVTAS
- the sodX gene encoding nickel-type superoxide dismutase maturation protease, yielding MPGSGTPPRAGTGHLLSVLIGRRDQCRVEGDSMLPALADGDRVIVRRWSPVPSSERRDLEPLVGAIVVLQHPLEPGTRLVKRVRSVCGAALDVRGDNASASRDSRQFGLVSAAALQGVVEAVLPRRALRAGRPPGS